A stretch of DNA from Leptospira bouyouniensis:
AAACTGGGATCATAGGAAATGGTAGTTTCATTGCTCATATCGATACTCATGCAGAGATTCTTTGGTTGTGTTGGCCTTATTTTGATAGCTCCCCTATTTTTGGTAAGTTGATTGATGATAGATGTGGAAACTTCTCAATTTTACCTACCTCTAAAATCGTCTCTACCTCTCAGATGTATTTAGAAAATACGAATATATTAAGAACAGAAGTTCAGACTGAAACTGGATCTTACGCTGTTCTTGATTTTGCTCCTAGATATTATCAAAATGGAAATCTACAATGCCATAGAAATTTATATAGAAAAGTCATACCGTTAACTGGTGATATAAAAATTCAAATCAAAATCAATCCATCTTACCAATATGGAAAACATAACTTAGATCCTAATGTTATTTCCGATAAGATTAAATATGAATTTGATGGGCTCAATTTTTTCATACAAGCAAATGTTTCTCCAAATCAAATTATAAAAGAAAAGCAGTTTCATCTAAACCAAACCATTTATCTTGCTTTACTTGAATCAGAAAGCAACCTTATCCCCATCCAACAATTGGTAGAAGAGGAACTTTCAAAAACAAAACAATACTGGCAGAACTGGGTAAAACATTGCACCATTCCAAATTTTGCCCAAAAACAACAAATTCGTTCTGCTTTATGTTTAAAACTCCACCAATTCCAAGAAACAGGAGCTATCATTGCTGCCTCCACAACTAGTTTACCGGAATCACCAAATTCAGGTAGAAATTGGGATTATCGTTATTGTTGGTTACGCGATGGATTTTATACACTTTTAGCATTAACCAATTTAGGACAATTTGAAGAACTAGAGCATTATTCACAATTCATAAGCAACCTAACACCAGCAAGTGATGGAAGATTCCAACCTTTGTATAGTATTTTCGGCGAAACGATTCTAGACGAAACTATACTTGATTTGAATGGATATAAAATGAACAAACCAGTTCGTGTAGGAAATTCAGCATATACTCACAAACAAAACGATGCATATGGACAAATACTTTTATCTCTTTTACCATTATATTTAGATGAACGAATCCCAGAAAAAAATAGATTTCATAATTTAAATCTGATACAAAACATCTTGGATCAAATAGAAAATACAATGAATGAACCAGATGCAGGGCTTTGGGAATTTCGCAATTTTTCACAAAAACATTGTTATACGTTTTTATTCCATTGGGTAGGCGCAAAAGCTGCAAAGGAAATCGCTTTTAAACTCGAAAAAAATGATCTTGTTAAAAAAGCGGAACTATTAATGTCTAAGGCAACAATCAATATAGAGAAATGTTTTGATTATGAACTCGGATGTTATACACAAGCGGAAGGTAAAAAGGATTTAGATGCAAGTCTATTACAACTCATAACACTCGGTTACTTAGATCCAAAATCTGAAAAAGCAAAATCTCATTTAATCGCAATCGAAAAACAATTAAAAACAAAAGAAGGGTTTATTTATCGTTATCTTCATAAAGACGATTTCGGAAAACCAGAAACAACCTTTTTAGTTTGTACATTCTGGTACATTGAAGCCCTTGCGTTTATGGACCGAACCGAAGAAGCAATCCAGTTATTTGATTTTGTTTGTGAACATGCAAATCATTTAGGTTTATTCAGCGAAGACATTGAATCAAATACTGGAAACCAATGGGGCAACTTTCCCCAAACTTATAGCCATGTTGGCCTTGTCAATGCTTCCCATAAAATTGCATCCAAAATCAATAAAAGCCTTTTTTGGTAATATAGGATTCAGATTATCATTGTTTAGTAGTTTATGAGCATTTAGAAAGTTTTCATTTAGATTGTTTTATCTCTA
This window harbors:
- a CDS encoding glycoside hydrolase family 15 protein codes for the protein MEQHKYKTGIIGNGSFIAHIDTHAEILWLCWPYFDSSPIFGKLIDDRCGNFSILPTSKIVSTSQMYLENTNILRTEVQTETGSYAVLDFAPRYYQNGNLQCHRNLYRKVIPLTGDIKIQIKINPSYQYGKHNLDPNVISDKIKYEFDGLNFFIQANVSPNQIIKEKQFHLNQTIYLALLESESNLIPIQQLVEEELSKTKQYWQNWVKHCTIPNFAQKQQIRSALCLKLHQFQETGAIIAASTTSLPESPNSGRNWDYRYCWLRDGFYTLLALTNLGQFEELEHYSQFISNLTPASDGRFQPLYSIFGETILDETILDLNGYKMNKPVRVGNSAYTHKQNDAYGQILLSLLPLYLDERIPEKNRFHNLNLIQNILDQIENTMNEPDAGLWEFRNFSQKHCYTFLFHWVGAKAAKEIAFKLEKNDLVKKAELLMSKATINIEKCFDYELGCYTQAEGKKDLDASLLQLITLGYLDPKSEKAKSHLIAIEKQLKTKEGFIYRYLHKDDFGKPETTFLVCTFWYIEALAFMDRTEEAIQLFDFVCEHANHLGLFSEDIESNTGNQWGNFPQTYSHVGLVNASHKIASKINKSLFW